From the genome of Hyphobacterium sp. CCMP332:
CTCTGGCACGAGCCGGGATATGGCGAGCAGCGCGGCTATCGCGAGCGCATTTCCGTGGGCGATGTGTTGAGCGTGCTGGAGAGTGATTAAAGCCCGGCGAGTTGCAGACCGGAATTGAGTCGCATCAGCTCGAACGAGACCGTCAGCATGAAGGTCGTCCAGATGAAGATGGGCCACATCAGGACGGCCGAGAATTTCTGGGCCCGGCCAATAACAAAGACGGTCAGGGCCGTCAGAATCCAGCTGCCGAGAATCGCGTAAAAGCCGAACGTCACATCGCGCAGGATCACAAACCCGGCCAGCCATCCGCCCGAAGCGAGATAGAGCAGAACGAGGAGACCAATGGAAACACGCCGGGCCCAGCCATGGCCGAAGCGGTCCACAATCCAGAGCACCAGTGCCATCATCATGGTTTTGGCGATCCACAACCAGGTCAGGATCATGACGGGTGGCAGCAAGAGGGGCCTCTGCAAATCCTGATACACCCATTCCACAACGCCGGTCGCGAAGGCGAGCCCGGAAATAACGCCGGTCATCGCAGCGGCAATGATCCAGTATACGGCAAGGCGTATGATTGTGGGACGGTTTGTATGGGCCATGAGAAGGACGGATTGCTCCAATATTGATCAACATCCCTCCATCGCAAGGAATGCGCCAATTGTGGCATCAGCGAGGCATTGCGCTTGCCCGCCGCAGAGCCGCAGCCTATTCCCGCTATCCGGTTGCATTTCAGGAGGTCAGCATGCCGATGGAAATTTCAACATTCGGGCCGCGCCTGGAAACAGACCGCCTGATCCTGCGCGTCCCCGAAGAGCGTGATCTGGAACCTCTGGCCGCCGCCATGGCGGACGAGGAAACCGCCCGGCACATTGGCGGCACACAATCGCCGCCTCTGGTGTGGCGCTCCATCGCCAGCATTATCGGTCACTGGGCGCTGCGCGGCTATGGATTCTTCACGGTCGAGGACCGGGCGACCGGCGAATGGCTGGGCCGGGTCGGCCCCTGGTTTCCGCATGGCTGGCCGCAGCCGGAAGTGGGCTGGACGATCAAGCGCGAGGCGTGGGGTAAGGGCTATGCCAGCGAGGCCGCTGCGCGCTCCATCGACTGGGCATTTGACACGCTCGGCTGGGACTCGGTCATCCACCTCATCGATGAGAAAAATACCGGTTCACAAGGCGTTGCGAAGAAACTCGGTTCAAGAAATCTGGGCCGCAAGGCTGAAGTGGCGGGCTTTGGCATGATCGTCGACGTCTGGGGCCAGTCGAAAGCCGACTGGGTCGCCGGACGCGGCTAGATCCAGCCTCTGTCGCGGATTTCCGGATAGAAGCTTCGGCTGACCGGTGCGGTAATGCCGCCCGTGAGGGTCAATTCGGCGCGGCCGCCGGATTTCGCGGCATTATCAATCGCCGCACGCGCTACCCACCAGGAGCGGTGCGTCTGCGCACCGTCCAGCCCCTCAACGGCCGCTATCGCGTCACTCAGACGCATCAGGATCAGCGCATCGCCGCGCGCTGTATGTACCCGCAGATAATGATCTTCCGATTGCAGGGCGAGGATATCAGCGGTTCTCAGCCGCACCGGCAGTTTGTCGGTCAGCGCCCGACCGGCGCTGGCCTCGGCTGCGTTTTCGCTTCGGCCTTCCAGCATATAATTGATGGCGGTCACGGCGGCAGAAATCACGAACACCAGACCGAACATGATCGGCCAGGTATAGAGGGGTGGTGCCGGGCCCAACACCGCCTGTATGCTGATCACGGCAATCGTTACCGGCAGCGAAACCAGCACGGCGACCAGCGTGTAGGCCGCAAGTTTCGGCATGCCGGGTGCAAACCGTTCCAGAGCCCAGACCGCAGCATTGCCGGAGGCCCCGCCGAGCAGCATCAGCGACACCCAGTAGATCCACACCCACGGCCAGCCCAGCCCGCCCGTATTATAGGGGGCGAGAATCGCCAGAAAGGTGCCGATCCCGGCGACCAACAGATAATTGCTGCCGTGTTGCTTCGCCCAGTCGACCAGCTTCTGCACCGAAAAGACCCCTCCATTCGCGTTTCGCGAACGGTAATCTAGCGCCATTCGCGACGGGAAACAGCCCGTTTGCGTAGTCCGTATTTCTTCCGGCCGGATGCGTTGGCAATCAGGGCCATCACCTGTTTTCCCGGAGGAATGTAAAATGAATACTCTTCGCCACCTGGCCATCGGATTCGGACTGGTCACCATCGTTGTCGGCATCGCGCTCATACAGGGCGGTATCATGCAGGACGGCTATCTCGGCGCCTATGCGCAGGAGATTGGAAACATGATTTCCGGCTTTAATCCGGATTTCGCCGCGTTTTTCCGTGCGCCGGTCATTATCCAGGTCCATGCGGGCGCGGCCCTGGCGGCCCTGTTGCTCGGCGCGGTTCAGCTGCTGGCCCCGAAGGGGACGATCCCGCACCGGACGCTGGGCTATACTTGGGCGGTGCTGATGCTTGTCACTGCGATCACGGCGATTTTCATTCGCGAGATCAACCAGGGCAGCTTCAGCTTCATCCACATCTTCGTGCCGCTGACGCTGATGGGGCTGTACGGCATGATCACTCATGCCCGCGCCATGCGCACCGACAAGCACCGCAATGCGGTTCTGGGACTCTTTCTCGGCGCATTGGTCGTGCCCGGACTGTTTACCTTCATGCCCGGCCGCCTGCTGTGGCAGATGTTTTTTGGCGGGTAGTCACCGGCAGCGCAGGATTGGATTCGTGTCAACGTCACATTTCCGGTGTAAGCGGATCGAAACCGGTATGGAGATTTCGATGCGCGCCTGTTTTTCCTTGATCCCGTTTGCGCTGTTGGCCACACCCCTTCAGGCACAGCAAGCCGCCACCTCTTCCGCCGAAACCCCGCCTCGCACCGTTTTCGAGGCGCTACGCCCCTTCTATGACCAGCTCGATCTGGACCATCCGGCGGCAGGGACGGGTGTATCACTTGATCCCGCTCAAGCTCTCACCCGCATTGCCTTCGGCTCCTGTCATGACCCGGAGCGAGCGGGTATGGAAATCCTTGACCGGGTCGCGGCCGATAACCCGGATGTCTTCATCTATACGGGTGACAATGTGTATGGCGATGCCTGGTCCTGGGATGCGACCCTGCCGGAATTGCGTTCCGCCTATGCTGCACTGGCCGCCTCTCCGGAATTCCGGGCCTTGCGGGCGCAGATTCCGATGCTGGCGGTCTGGGACGATCATGATTACGGGCTGAATGATTTCGGCCGCGGTTTTCCTTTCAAGGAATATGCGGAACGGCTCTTTCTCGATTTCTGGGCTGTGCCGGAGGATGATGAGCGCCGCAGCCGGGACGGAATCTATACGTCCCGCGTCTACGGCCCGGAAGGGCAGCGCACACAGATCATCCTGCTCGATACGCGCTATTTCCGATCTGATCTGACGCCGACACCCGAACGCGGA
Proteins encoded in this window:
- a CDS encoding LytTR family DNA-binding domain-containing protein, with the protein product MQKLVDWAKQHGSNYLLVAGIGTFLAILAPYNTGGLGWPWVWIYWVSLMLLGGASGNAAVWALERFAPGMPKLAAYTLVAVLVSLPVTIAVISIQAVLGPAPPLYTWPIMFGLVFVISAAVTAINYMLEGRSENAAEASAGRALTDKLPVRLRTADILALQSEDHYLRVHTARGDALILMRLSDAIAAVEGLDGAQTHRSWWVARAAIDNAAKSGGRAELTLTGGITAPVSRSFYPEIRDRGWI
- a CDS encoding GNAT family N-acetyltransferase, which produces MPMEISTFGPRLETDRLILRVPEERDLEPLAAAMADEETARHIGGTQSPPLVWRSIASIIGHWALRGYGFFTVEDRATGEWLGRVGPWFPHGWPQPEVGWTIKREAWGKGYASEAAARSIDWAFDTLGWDSVIHLIDEKNTGSQGVAKKLGSRNLGRKAEVAGFGMIVDVWGQSKADWVAGRG
- a CDS encoding alkaline phosphatase D family protein, which encodes MSTSHFRCKRIETGMEISMRACFSLIPFALLATPLQAQQAATSSAETPPRTVFEALRPFYDQLDLDHPAAGTGVSLDPAQALTRIAFGSCHDPERAGMEILDRVAADNPDVFIYTGDNVYGDAWSWDATLPELRSAYAALAASPEFRALRAQIPMLAVWDDHDYGLNDFGRGFPFKEYAERLFLDFWAVPEDDERRSRDGIYTSRVYGPEGQRTQIILLDTRYFRSDLTPTPERGAEGRERYIPSEAEDQDMLGDAQWAWLEDQLSVPADLRLIVSSIQVHADGHGWEAWRTLPQERARLYNLLETSGAEGVILMSGDRHSSGIYVREDVIGYPLYEITSSSLNMSFQDENNESGPHRIGEMYAPVNYGVIDVNWEGGSVSLEIRDADGLAVRDVAISLDDLAVR
- a CDS encoding TspO/MBR family protein, translating into MAHTNRPTIIRLAVYWIIAAAMTGVISGLAFATGVVEWVYQDLQRPLLLPPVMILTWLWIAKTMMMALVLWIVDRFGHGWARRVSIGLLVLLYLASGGWLAGFVILRDVTFGFYAILGSWILTALTVFVIGRAQKFSAVLMWPIFIWTTFMLTVSFELMRLNSGLQLAGL
- a CDS encoding DUF2306 domain-containing protein; translation: MNTLRHLAIGFGLVTIVVGIALIQGGIMQDGYLGAYAQEIGNMISGFNPDFAAFFRAPVIIQVHAGAALAALLLGAVQLLAPKGTIPHRTLGYTWAVLMLVTAITAIFIREINQGSFSFIHIFVPLTLMGLYGMITHARAMRTDKHRNAVLGLFLGALVVPGLFTFMPGRLLWQMFFGG